The Triticum aestivum cultivar Chinese Spring chromosome 7B, IWGSC CS RefSeq v2.1, whole genome shotgun sequence genome window below encodes:
- the LOC123156871 gene encoding magnesium-chelatase subunit ChlI, chloroplastic, with amino-acid sequence MAMASPFSPASAAAASPALFSVSTSRPLSLTTAATAAVSARAPCRGSRGFRRGRFAVCNVAAPSAAVQETKPAAAAKESQRPVYPFPAIVGQDEMKLCLLLNVIDPKIGGVMIMGDRGTGKSTTVRSLVDLLPDISVVVGDPFNSDPYDPEVMGPEVRDRLLKGEDLTVTTTKITMVDLPLGATEDRVCGTIDIEKALTEGVKAFEPGLLAKANRGILYVDEVNLLDDHLVDVLLDSAASGWNTVEREGISISHPARFILIGSGNPEEGELRPQLLDRFGMHAQVGTVRDAELRVKIVEERARFDKDPKTFRQSYLEEQGKLQDQITSARSNLGSVQLDHDLRVKISQVCSELNVDGLRGDIVTNRAAKALAALKGRDIVTVEDIATVIPNCLRHRLRKDPLESIDSGLLVVEKFYEVFG; translated from the exons ATGGCCATGGCCTCCCCGTTCTCCCCggcctcggccgccgccgcctcgccggccctcTTCTCCGTCTCCACCTCCCGCCCTCTCTCCCTCACCACCGCCGCGACCGCCGCCGTCTCAG CCCGGGCTCCGTGCAGGGGCAGCAGAGGATTCCGCCGCGGCCGCTTCGCCGTCTGCAATgtcgccgccccctccgccgccgTGCAG GAGACCAAGCCGGCGGCGGCTGCGAAGGAGAGCCAGCGGCCGGTGTACCCGTTCCCGGCGATCGTGGGGCAGGACGAGATGAAGCTCTGCCTGCTGCTCAACGTCATCGACCCCAAGATCGGCGGCGTCATGATCATGGGCGACCGGGGCACCGGCAAGTCCACCACCGTCCGCTCCCTCGTCGACCTGCTCCCGGACATCAGCGTCGTTGTCGGCGACCCGTTCAACTCCGACCCCTACGACCCCGAGGTCATGGGCCCCGAGGTCCGCGACCGCCTCCTCAAGGGCGAGGACCTTACCGTCACCACCACCAAGATCACCATGGTCGACCTGCCCCTCGGCGCCACCGAGGACAGGGTGTGCGGCACCATCGACATTGAGAAGGCGCTCACCGAAGGTGTCAAGGCGTTCGAGCCAGGCCTGCTTGCCAAGGCCAACAGGGGGATACTGTATGTGGACGAGGTTAATCTGCTGGACGACCATCTGGTGGATGTTCTGCTGGATTCCGCGGCTTCCGGGTGGAACACGGTGGAGAGGGAGGGCATCTCCATCTCCCACCCTGCGCGGTTCATCCTCATTGGGTccggtaacccggaggaaggcgaGCTCCGGCCACAGCTGCTGGACCGGTTCGGGATGCACGCGCAGGTCGGCACGGTCAGGGATGCGGAGCTGAGGGTGAAGATTGTAGAGGAGAGGGCTCGGTTCGACAAGGACCCGAAAACGTTCCGGCAGTCCTACTTGGAGGAGCAAGGGAAGCTCCAGGATCAGATCACATCGGCTCGGAGCAACCTCGGTTCTGTGCAGCTCGACCATGATCTCCGGGTTAAGATATCCCAGGTGTGTTCTGAGCTGAATGTGGATGGGCTGAGAGGAGACATTGTCACTAACAGGGCTGCCAAGGCGTTGGCTGCCTTGAAAGGAAGGGACATTGTGACAGTGGAGGACATTGCCACTGTGATCCCCAACTGTTTGAGGCATCGGCTCCGTAAAGACCCGCTCGAATCGATCGACTCGGGCTTGCTTGTAGTTGAGAAGTTTTATGAAGTCTTTGGCTAG
- the LOC123161954 gene encoding aspartic proteinase 36 isoform X2 → MCSPQQRKEEKRLGFVECGEIRAQIPPSPRPEPRVSLPGRSCLPGSRPRAVSRSSLRPPRSGPRAPASSLLRHGAAPPPSQSLRPAPPFRLPCRSACVPGAPAGPLCSGFPCSRLSRSGLGRQQSRQGAQSGRESLLCRNQEKLLVMRPSELTAMVVVLLLATAVATANQAMVLERAVPLKGVPLGDLRELDRARQARMGVVNVPVQGNTNPFADGIYYTSLKLGNPPKEYTFQIDTGSDISWIVCKGCRGCPTRSPLKIPIELYNPNSSSTSSRISCSDNSCTTADESGSKVCYTSDSTSSLCGYNLTYGDGTGVSGYYVSDTMHLDTIMGNQHFANASASVVFGCTESLSGFISTDGILAFGQQQVSIISQLNSLGVSPKKFSHCLKGSEEGGGIFLLGEIVEPRLVFTPLAGPHYNLNLEGIAVNGQNLPIDSSLFATSNKQGPIVDSGTTLTYLLDEVYDGFVSAIVAGVSPSVRPLGTERVEKRDKCFLSSSSIDLLFPTVTLYFKGGAAMTMKPRNYLLLQGYVGNDTVWCIGWQSTKEIQSGHGITVLGEDALGLDGVQLLINQ, encoded by the exons ATGTGCAGCCCGCAGCAGAGGAAAGAAGAGAAGCGCCTAGGGTTCGTCGAGTGTGGTGAGATCCGAGCCCAGATTCCTCCCAGTCCGCGCCCGGAGCCTCGCGTGTCCCTCCCTGGCCGCTCCTGCCTCCCCGGCAGCCGGCCGCGCGCAGTCAGCCGCTCCAGCCTCCGGCCCCCGCGCTCCGGCCCCCGCGCTCCGGCGTCCTCCCTCCTCCGGCACGGCGCTGCTCCGCCTCCGTCCCAGTCGCTCCGGCCGGCCCCTCCATTCCGGCTTCCCTGCCGCTCCGCCTGCGTCCCAGGCGCTCCGGCCGGGCCTCTCTGTTCCGGCTTCCCCTGCTCCCGCCTCAGCCGCTCCGGCCTTGGCAGGCAGCAGAGCAGACAAGGAGCTCAATCAGGAAGGGAGTCGCTTCTCTGCAG AAATCAGGAAAAATTACTTGTGATGAGGCCATCAGAATTGACTGCCATGGTGGTGGTGTTGCTCCTGGCCACGGCGGTTGCAACAGCTAACCAGGCGATGGTGCTGGAGCGGGCGGTGCCGCTCAAGGGGGTCCCCCTAGGGGATCTCAGGGAGCTGGACAGGGCGAGGCAGGCGAGGATGGGTGTGGTAAATGTCCCTGTGCAGGGCAACACCAACCCATTCGCTGATGG GATCTATTATACTAGCCTGAAATTAGGGAACCCCCCAAAAGAATACACTTTCCAAATTGATACTGGAAGTGACATCTCGTGGATTGTTTGCAAAGGCTGCAGGGGTTGCCCAACAAGAAGTCCGCTCAAG ATCCCAATAGAGTTATACAATCCCAACTCTTCATCGACATCATCCAGAATATCATGCTCGGATAATAGCTGTACAACTGCCGACGAATCAGGATCAAAAGTCTGCTATACCTCGGACTCCACAAGCAGCCTATGTGGTTATAATCTTACTTATGGTGATGGAACTGGAGTATCGGGTTACTACGTGTCTGACACTATGCATCTCGACACTATCATGGGAAATCAACATTTTGCCAATGCCTCTGCATCTGTTGTTTTTGG ATGTACCGAATCACTGTCAGGATTCATATCTACAGATGGGATTCTGGCATTTGGACAGCAGCAAGTTTCTATCATTTCACAACTGAACTCTTTGGGGGTATCCCCTAAAAAGTTCTCACATTGCCTGAAAGGTTCCGAAGAAGGTGGTGGCATTTTTCTTCTTGGTGAAATCGTGGAGCCAAGATTAGTATTTACTCCACTTGCAGG GCCTCATTACAACTTGAATCTGGAGGGCATTGCTGTCAATGGCCAAAACCTGCCCATTGATTCTTCCTTATTTGCAACATCAAATAAACAAGGACCAATAGTAGACTCAGGAACAACCCTAACATACCTTCTAGACGAAGTCTATGATGGATTTGTTAGTGCG ATAGTTGCAGGGGTTTCTCCATCGGTACGCCCTCTTGGCACCGAGCGGGTTGAGAAGAGGGACAAGTGTTTCCTTTCTTCTAGCAG CATTGACTTGTTATTTCCAACCGTCACACTATATTTTAAGGGAGGTGCTGCAATGACAATGAAACCACGAAACTATCTTTTGCTGCAGGGTTATGTG GGCAATGATACTGTGTGGTGCATTGGCTGGCAAAGTACCAAGGAAATCCAGAGTGGCCATGGAATCACTGTACTCGGAG AAGATGCGCTTGGGCTGGATGGAGTACAATT GCTCATCAATCAATAG
- the LOC123161954 gene encoding aspartic proteinase 36 isoform X1 translates to MCSPQQRKEEKRLGFVECGEIRAQIPPSPRPEPRVSLPGRSCLPGSRPRAVSRSSLRPPRSGPRAPASSLLRHGAAPPPSQSLRPAPPFRLPCRSACVPGAPAGPLCSGFPCSRLSRSGLGRQQSRQGAQSGRESLLCRNQEKLLVMRPSELTAMVVVLLLATAVATANQAMVLERAVPLKGVPLGDLRELDRARQARMGVVNVPVQGNTNPFADGIYYTSLKLGNPPKEYTFQIDTGSDISWIVCKGCRGCPTRSPLKIPIELYNPNSSSTSSRISCSDNSCTTADESGSKVCYTSDSTSSLCGYNLTYGDGTGVSGYYVSDTMHLDTIMGNQHFANASASVVFGCTESLSGFISTDGILAFGQQQVSIISQLNSLGVSPKKFSHCLKGSEEGGGIFLLGEIVEPRLVFTPLAGPHYNLNLEGIAVNGQNLPIDSSLFATSNKQGPIVDSGTTLTYLLDEVYDGFVSAIVAGVSPSVRPLGTERVEKRDKCFLSSSSIDLLFPTVTLYFKGGAAMTMKPRNYLLLQGYVGNDTVWCIGWQSTKEIQSGHGITVLGDLALHDKIFVYDLEKMRLGWMEYNCSSINRNTRFDVSGASSYCSGLIAIGVAVVWLVSLLT, encoded by the exons ATGTGCAGCCCGCAGCAGAGGAAAGAAGAGAAGCGCCTAGGGTTCGTCGAGTGTGGTGAGATCCGAGCCCAGATTCCTCCCAGTCCGCGCCCGGAGCCTCGCGTGTCCCTCCCTGGCCGCTCCTGCCTCCCCGGCAGCCGGCCGCGCGCAGTCAGCCGCTCCAGCCTCCGGCCCCCGCGCTCCGGCCCCCGCGCTCCGGCGTCCTCCCTCCTCCGGCACGGCGCTGCTCCGCCTCCGTCCCAGTCGCTCCGGCCGGCCCCTCCATTCCGGCTTCCCTGCCGCTCCGCCTGCGTCCCAGGCGCTCCGGCCGGGCCTCTCTGTTCCGGCTTCCCCTGCTCCCGCCTCAGCCGCTCCGGCCTTGGCAGGCAGCAGAGCAGACAAGGAGCTCAATCAGGAAGGGAGTCGCTTCTCTGCAG AAATCAGGAAAAATTACTTGTGATGAGGCCATCAGAATTGACTGCCATGGTGGTGGTGTTGCTCCTGGCCACGGCGGTTGCAACAGCTAACCAGGCGATGGTGCTGGAGCGGGCGGTGCCGCTCAAGGGGGTCCCCCTAGGGGATCTCAGGGAGCTGGACAGGGCGAGGCAGGCGAGGATGGGTGTGGTAAATGTCCCTGTGCAGGGCAACACCAACCCATTCGCTGATGG GATCTATTATACTAGCCTGAAATTAGGGAACCCCCCAAAAGAATACACTTTCCAAATTGATACTGGAAGTGACATCTCGTGGATTGTTTGCAAAGGCTGCAGGGGTTGCCCAACAAGAAGTCCGCTCAAG ATCCCAATAGAGTTATACAATCCCAACTCTTCATCGACATCATCCAGAATATCATGCTCGGATAATAGCTGTACAACTGCCGACGAATCAGGATCAAAAGTCTGCTATACCTCGGACTCCACAAGCAGCCTATGTGGTTATAATCTTACTTATGGTGATGGAACTGGAGTATCGGGTTACTACGTGTCTGACACTATGCATCTCGACACTATCATGGGAAATCAACATTTTGCCAATGCCTCTGCATCTGTTGTTTTTGG ATGTACCGAATCACTGTCAGGATTCATATCTACAGATGGGATTCTGGCATTTGGACAGCAGCAAGTTTCTATCATTTCACAACTGAACTCTTTGGGGGTATCCCCTAAAAAGTTCTCACATTGCCTGAAAGGTTCCGAAGAAGGTGGTGGCATTTTTCTTCTTGGTGAAATCGTGGAGCCAAGATTAGTATTTACTCCACTTGCAGG GCCTCATTACAACTTGAATCTGGAGGGCATTGCTGTCAATGGCCAAAACCTGCCCATTGATTCTTCCTTATTTGCAACATCAAATAAACAAGGACCAATAGTAGACTCAGGAACAACCCTAACATACCTTCTAGACGAAGTCTATGATGGATTTGTTAGTGCG ATAGTTGCAGGGGTTTCTCCATCGGTACGCCCTCTTGGCACCGAGCGGGTTGAGAAGAGGGACAAGTGTTTCCTTTCTTCTAGCAG CATTGACTTGTTATTTCCAACCGTCACACTATATTTTAAGGGAGGTGCTGCAATGACAATGAAACCACGAAACTATCTTTTGCTGCAGGGTTATGTG GGCAATGATACTGTGTGGTGCATTGGCTGGCAAAGTACCAAGGAAATCCAGAGTGGCCATGGAATCACTGTACTCGGAG ACCTTGCTTTGCATGATAAAATATTTGTGTATGACTTAGAGAAGATGCGCTTGGGCTGGATGGAGTACAATT GCTCATCAATCAATAGGAACACTCGGTTTGATGTGAGTGGCGCATCATCATACTGCAGCGGCTTGATAGCTATTGGAGTGGCTGTTGTATGGTTGGTCAGCCTTCTCACGTAG